GGTGACGCCCTTGTAACGCAGGGGTTCGTTCACATGAATGGTTTTGCGCTTTACCTCGTTTCCGTCTTTATCCAAAACCGATAAATCGGAGTAAAACTGGTCGATGGTGCCGTTGGGCGTATAGTCAATCCAAAAGCGATTCACTTTCACCGACCAATCTTTGGGAACTTGCGAGGCGGCGTAGGGGCCCGCATCGAGGATATTGCGAATTTGGAAGGTTTCCCCGCTAGGAATCATCTCTTGGGCAACAAAACCTGTCATTGCACCGATAATGGAACCCGCCAAAATTAGCAGCATACTGGCGTGAACAATAATCGGGCCGATCCGTCCTGCAATCCCTTTGCGGGCGTAGAGGGTATCGCCTTCGCGAAAGACGCGATAGCGGTAGTTTTGCAAAAGGGTTTCTAAGGAGTCGGGAGAACCAGACGCGAGTTCTGTACTGAGGGCGAGTTTCTCAAATTGTCGCGGCTGTTTGTAAAATTGCCAGCGTCGGGCCGCTTTCAGGGCGGGGAATTGGCGGGTAAAGGTGCAGGCCGTTAAGCTGGAACCAAAGAGGATTAATAGTGCCAGAAACCACCAGGTTCGATAGACATGGTCTAGGCCTAGGGTTAAGAGGACTTTCCAACTCAGAAAGCCAAATAGGGCCGGATCTTCGGGATAGTTCGCTTGATAAAAGGCGAGGGATTGTCCCTGTTCGATGACCGTACCAGAAATACTGAATAGCGCGATCGCCAACAGCAGGATAATGGCCAAGCGCAAATCTGCTAAAACAGGTAATAACTCTTTTTTGAAATACCCTTGTGGAACCGTCCACAAGCTCGATAATTTAGACAAAAATAGGCGATTAGAAGTCATTAGAGTGCCAGATACAAACCATCACCCAACCGGGTGTCAAACAGCAGGAATCAGACGGAACAGCAGGGAAAAAACCCCAAATGCGACTAATAAGGCACCACTGACTGGAGTAATCCAGTTTGACCATTGACGCAGTTCTAGGATTTTTTTGATTGAGGCGGTGAAGGTTCCAGCCAAAATTAAGGGCGAGACATAACCTGCTGTATAGGATAACAGTAAGGCACTTCCCAACAGCGGGTCTTTGGTGGTGGAAATCCAGGCCAGCAGGGAGGCTAAAACTGGAGTGCTGCAAGGGGAAGCGACTAAGCCGAAGGTTAAACCAATCAGGTAGGATCTCACCCCATCGGGCCATTCTTTCGAGATCCAGTCCATGCCTCCCCAAGAAGGCAGTTGCAGGGGTAGGGCCTCTAGGAGGTTCAAGCCCATAATAATCGCGATCGCGCTGACGACGATCGGCAAACCGATGCCAATTTGTCCGTAAACTTTCCCGACGACGGCAGCCAGAATCCCCAATCCAGCCAGGGTTGTTGCCAATCCCAAAGCAAACCAAGTCGATTGAGTAGCCGCTTGCAGCCGCGTTTGTGCCTCATAACCGCCAATATAGCCAATGGTAATGGGCAGCATGGACAGCATACAGGGGGTGAGGCTGGTCAACAATCCTGCTAGAAAAATCGTGCCAATGCTAATGGCGTTGATATGGGTGAGTTGGTTGGCGACGAGGTGGTTCGCGAACTGTTGCAGGTAATAAAGCTGAGTCTGTACGGTCTCAATCATGAAGTTTGGAAAATGGGGAATGCCGATCCTCTTTGCATTCTAAAACAGAAGGCCCAAGGCGATCGCCCTCTCTACCCCCAGCTACTCTTCAGCGTAAATTGTTTCATCTTCCTTGCGCCAAGCCGGATCGACCATACAAATAAACACTAAAGGTTCTTGGCCGCAATTGTGAATGAACTGCTTGGCATTCGGCGGAATATAAACAGCATCCCCCGGTTCTACCCGCCGCACTTCCTCATCAATATGCATTTCGCCTTCTCCACTCAGGATGTAATACACCTCAGAGGTGGTTAGCGAGTGCAAAATAGAAGTCTGTCCAACCGGAACAATCGCATGAGCTAAACTGTAGCGCAGTTCCAACGGCTGCTTATCCGGGTGTAACAACTCCCTTAGTTGGGTGCCATCTCCGGCAATAAATTCCTCGCATTCATGCAATTTGCGAATTAGCATAGGGTTGGGTCAATTAATGGACATTTAATGGATTGTTGACGGCTGTGAAATCGGTGCAATCAATCGCTTGCTCTGAATTCGCAATATCGGGATGTACCGTACACTTCAGCCGGTAGTCATTGGTAAAAAATTGGCAACCCGTACAGGGAATTTGATGCATCTGTTTGGCTTTAGCCACCCCGTCTTGGATGGCAGACCACAGACTCCAAGCTATTAATCCTATCAGCGTCCAGGCAAAAATAAAGCACAGCGGGACTAAGAACGGTTGAATGGCTTGAATTAAGCTCTGTAGGAGTAAAAACATCGATCTAAACCGAATAACTGTAAAGATTCTTGTGTTTTAGAGAAAATGGGCAGATTTGCTGTATGTTTCTGGCTGAGTTTTGCCCAAGGCGATCGCGAATTGATAAATAAAATTAATATAGCTGTTTAGAAAAATCAATACAAACCCAAAGATGTTCTAAACTCCGGTCGGAAAACTGTGCTTTTATGGCATGATGCAGAATAGACGATAATTTTCATAGATCGCAGGAACTCAAGTTATGTCTCTCCGACTCGGTGACACAGTACCCAATTTTAAGCAAAACTCCACCCACGGCGAAATCGACTTTTTCGAGTGGGCAGGTGACAGTTGGGTTGTACTGTTTTCTCACCCCGCAGATTTTACCCCCGTTTGCACGACCGAATTGGGGATGGTTGCAAAACTTAAACCCGAATTTGACAAGCGCAACGTCAAAACCATTGCTCTCAGCGTTGATGATGTCGAATCTCACAAGGGTTGGACGCAAGATATTGAAGAAACCCAAAGCACCACGCTGAACTATCCGATTTTGGCAGATCCCGATCGCAAAGTCTCGGATCTGTATGACATGATTCACCCGAACGCCAACAACACCCTCACCGTGCGTTCTGTATTCATCATCGATCCGCAAAGAAAGCTGCGCCTCGTTCTCACCTACCCCGCTAGCACAGGACGCAACTTTGATGAAATTCTGCGGGTGATTGACTCCCTACAACTGACTGACAATTACAGCGTTGCTACCCCTGCAAACTGGACGGATGGCGGCGACTGCGTAATTGTCCCCTCTCTCAAAGATCCCGAAGTTCTCAAGGAGAAATTCCCCAAAGGCTACACCGAAGTTAAGCCTTACCTGCGGATGACTCCTCAACCCGACAAATAAACGTTAAACCGTCAATAGGCGAGTTTAGGTTTTGGGTGGGCATTATTGCTCACCTTATTTGTTTTGATTAATATCCTAACCGTCTTGGGGATTGCTATCAAAAATCACGTTTAGACTGAGGACAAATCCCGGTAAAACATCTTCACCAGAAAGCGTTGCAGGCGATTGCAGAACCTCTACAGATTGACTGATACGATAGATTTCAACTTGCTGAGTTCTCGGATCGATCGACCAGCCTAAACGACTGCCATTTTCCAAATATTCGCGCATTTTAGCGCGGAGTTCCTCGATATCGTCTGTTAGAGACGCCAATTCTAAAACGAAATCGGGGCAAATTGGTGCAAACCCTTTTCGTTGTTCAGGGGTTAGCGCGTTCCACCGTTCTTTTGTCACCCAGGAACTATCCGGAGAACGAGTTGCACCATTGGGTAAGCGAAAACCAGTGGAAGAGTCAAAAGCTACCCCTAAACCAGTTTGACGGTTCCAAATTGCTAAATCTGTACTCAGTTCTAGGTTAAAAGAACCGCTTTCGCTGCCCGTGGGTGCCATAATAATTAATTCGCCTTCAGCAGTGCGTTCCATCCGAATATCGGGATTAACTTTCAACAGTTGCCAGAA
This Desertifilum tharense IPPAS B-1220 DNA region includes the following protein-coding sequences:
- a CDS encoding peroxiredoxin, with the translated sequence MSLRLGDTVPNFKQNSTHGEIDFFEWAGDSWVVLFSHPADFTPVCTTELGMVAKLKPEFDKRNVKTIALSVDDVESHKGWTQDIEETQSTTLNYPILADPDRKVSDLYDMIHPNANNTLTVRSVFIIDPQRKLRLVLTYPASTGRNFDEILRVIDSLQLTDNYSVATPANWTDGGDCVIVPSLKDPEVLKEKFPKGYTEVKPYLRMTPQPDK
- a CDS encoding cupin domain-containing protein, translating into MLIRKLHECEEFIAGDGTQLRELLHPDKQPLELRYSLAHAIVPVGQTSILHSLTTSEVYYILSGEGEMHIDEEVRRVEPGDAVYIPPNAKQFIHNCGQEPLVFICMVDPAWRKEDETIYAEE
- a CDS encoding Uma2 family endonuclease codes for the protein MVASPPIRIPHRLKVTDEQFWQLLKVNPDIRMERTAEGELIIMAPTGSESGSFNLELSTDLAIWNRQTGLGVAFDSSTGFRLPNGATRSPDSSWVTKERWNALTPEQRKGFAPICPDFVLELASLTDDIEELRAKMREYLENGSRLGWSIDPRTQQVEIYRISQSVEVLQSPATLSGEDVLPGFVLSLNVIFDSNPQDG
- a CDS encoding cytochrome c biogenesis protein CcdA, whose amino-acid sequence is MIETVQTQLYYLQQFANHLVANQLTHINAISIGTIFLAGLLTSLTPCMLSMLPITIGYIGGYEAQTRLQAATQSTWFALGLATTLAGLGILAAVVGKVYGQIGIGLPIVVSAIAIIMGLNLLEALPLQLPSWGGMDWISKEWPDGVRSYLIGLTFGLVASPCSTPVLASLLAWISTTKDPLLGSALLLSYTAGYVSPLILAGTFTASIKKILELRQWSNWITPVSGALLVAFGVFSLLFRLIPAV
- a CDS encoding cytochrome c biogenesis protein yields the protein MTSNRLFLSKLSSLWTVPQGYFKKELLPVLADLRLAIILLLAIALFSISGTVIEQGQSLAFYQANYPEDPALFGFLSWKVLLTLGLDHVYRTWWFLALLILFGSSLTACTFTRQFPALKAARRWQFYKQPRQFEKLALSTELASGSPDSLETLLQNYRYRVFREGDTLYARKGIAGRIGPIIVHASMLLILAGSIIGAMTGFVAQEMIPSGETFQIRNILDAGPYAASQVPKDWSVKVNRFWIDYTPNGTIDQFYSDLSVLDKDGNEVKRKTIHVNEPLRYKGVTLYQADWGLAAVQVQLNNSPIFQLPMGQLDTQGKGRLWGTWIPTKPDLSAGVSLIAKDLQGMLLIYDARGQLISTLREGMGLEVNDVTLKIREVIGSTGLQIKADPGIPVVYAGFGLLMVGVVMSYLSHSQIWALQAGDRFYVGGRTNRAQVVFERELMSILEQLERSPHSAN